tgttaagttcctctttagtaaatacagatataaaatatttattaaaaatactactcatctcttcatcactatctgttatttgacctgtctcagtttttaatggacctattctttccctaatctttgcccggtataactggaaaaatcctttaggatttgtctttgcttgctctgctatgcgaacttcattagtttttttttttgctttccttatctcttttttttagtatttctaaccagttgtacgaattcctgttctaaactaacttccccattcttaatccttttgtaccaccctctctttttacctataaggttcttcagatccttcgttatccactttggatcattagtattcgatctattcaatttatatggtatactacattcctgggctttgcttagaatatttttaaataggttatattttgaatccacatcgaaaaccccttttacctcACCTATCGCTGGATTCATgtctagctccaagaccggctcacaccccatacccaagactttccaatctatttgacccaaaaaaattcttaggctattgaaatcattgaaatcaacttttcgaaaatcaggcactttaacagaattttcaccTACAGAtatattccattcaatgctaaatctaatttctttatgatcactgttccctaactcactccctatttcgatgtccttaatttgtgtttccgtgttagttaacactaaatctaaaatattattttcccgcgttggttccttaatgtgttgcgtaagaaagcaatcgtcaattaattctagaaaatcttctgcttcattattccttgttttattcaaccagtttattccactaaaattaaagtcacccatgacataaatactgttagatctagatgctctcgaTATTTCatgccatagatgctttgcttccattctgtctaactttggtggcctatataaaactcctattataatatttgctttttcgtttaattctatccaaatagtttctgtatgtggctcagttttgattccctctttgagactacatttcaaattgtccctaacatatatggctactccccctcctcgtctaatatatctgtgtgaaatagtttaaatcaattttatttgatattcagctaatagctctattttctacattcatccacgtttcggcaagtgcaataatatctattttttctgtgcagacaagagcatttaaatcgtttattatatttcttagacttctagtgttagtgttatataccctaagtgaattgttattttgaggcccttctcttttcctgatcattttgccgattcttttcccccacaaacacttacttttattacctccttcctccaaatcaattcccataccactatctactaacagtttaaacccaaacaaacgcctctaaccactggttccaacgaattcgcaacaacaaccaccccagccctcgatagatgcaccccatcacgagcatacatttcatttcttccatagaagtgttcccagttgtctatgaaaaatattgcatttgatttgcaatacctttccagccggcaattgacaccaagtgccctcgacaaccattcatttcccactccctttcttggaagaatgccacacatgatcgggattcctcccttgcttctaactaattctattgctgttttatacctctgaatcagttcctcactcctaactcgaccaacatcattaccTCCCGCGCTAAGGCAAATAACGGGATTgtccccatttccagccataatatcattcatgttgtttataatatcaccaataccagctccgggatagcaaacccttaacctgttccccctatctctagcacaaaacgttctatccaaatacttacctgggaatctcccacaactagaatttgcttaggtacttcctttactctctgagaggCCTGCGCTTCGTTACTTTCCCGTTCGCGTGATCCGCAGTCCCACCACACCACTCGTCCTCCAATACGGCAAATGAATTAGaaatccttagggcgtctgtaggcggctttatcaaagtcttcttaaggcccctgtcctttacaactttccaagacgaggtctttttaatactggtctCCTTCTTCGTTTCTTCTCGATGTTGTTTTAACTGTCGTACTTCCTCTcgtagagagtccaactctgtcctcagagctccaactaaATTTATCAGTtctttcactacaacttccatattgctccaCATAATGTAactacactcaggagctccggctaacacaccctctcactgcgaCTGTCTGCGCCTGATTGTCACTGCGACTGTCTGCGCCTTGAAATTACACAGGGGTTTATTTCTATAGATTTAAGCTTAGGGGTACAAAATATATCTGGAGCGAGTTATTATTACCTTAATCTGGTACACTTGAAGTGTTCTTACATGGTTCTAGTTCACAATTAACACTACTGTACATTAGTAATTATGCAGCGTGGATTAACAACATTTAACGAGCCACGTGACCAATGACACCAAACAATTAtatcagtctacacaaaggacagagactcAAACAAAGTTGCCAGCCGTTACtaatcttgggtggcttaatctttatcaatcctcACTTAATGTAGGCGCTCTGATATTCTAAGTCATAGGGTTACGTATTTCCTCATGTTAGTGCGAATTGCGTTAATTCATTATGCTTACCGCTTTGTAAACAAATCAGTTTGTTTACAATTTATTTGGCTTATTACCAGCGAATGTTAATTACTGTTAATTTATTTATCATATTCACGTAGatcaatataattattacatttaGTTATATTGCCATTTAGTTTAGTTATTTTACTTTAACAAAGTTAAGACAAAATTATTCCTGTGCGCGAGTCTCAATCACCCTACCAACAAAATATAAGATGTAAGACGTACTCAAGGCCTGCACAGCTACCCTTGTCTCCGGCAGGTTCATGTACCGACGTGTCTGCTGCGTCTGCTGCAGGAGCCGGGAGGACGGGGGCGGCCCAGGCACCACACCCACCTTACAGGAAGCCAGGTGAGGAaacagaagggggaggggggagggaggtcacGGACAAATGTGTTGATATATGTTTCTGAACAAGAGATAAGCTCCCGCACGCACACTTACCCCATAAACACACACCCGCACGTACACCTACCACATAAACACACGCCCGTTaaccacaaacacacgcacattaACCACATAAACACACGCACAATATCCACATAAACACACGCACAATATCCACATAAACACACACCCGCACGTACACCTACCACGTAAACACACGTCCATTAACCACATAAACACACGCGCAATATCCACATAAATACACGCCCGCGCGCACACTAACCACATAAACACAAGCCAGCACGCACACTAACCACAAACGACCGCACGCACTTACGACAtaaacacacgcacatacacacaccaatggATACACTCTATATGAGAAGAAACGGTTCACTACTCAGTTATGTTAAAGGTAAAAACTAAGCGAACCAGATACGCTGATCCGAATCGTGGATGGTTAATATAATGATAAGGTTCAGTTGAGTGGCAGGTGTTGACACAGTTCAAGTACCACTTGGCTGCACGTGTCTGGCACTTCACCAAGGATGGGGGTGCATGACATGAAGTGTCAAGTGTTTGGAaaaagacagacacacacacacattagaaaatTACATTATATTCTGATTTAGCCATTTAAAGATAAGTCTAAATGCATGCTGCGTGCAATGGCAATtcatttataataaattataaaatatcttAAATACTTGCGTTGAGtaagcattgtgaacacctccacagttgcaacaACGGGAGAACATTTCCTCACCCACTTGAAGTTTACTTCTACATGCATTAGAGAGGCGAGGTTTTCCGCAGAATCGACATCCTGGATCATTCTGACAGCtccaatataaatataaattatatataagtaaTATCACCTTTCCATCCCCAGGTCAGTTATAACaataaattttattaattttgtttATCGTCATATTTTCGTTTTTAACTGCTTATTGGATTTCACAGAACGATCTTCTCGTGTAGCCCAATACAGTTTAAACGGAAATATGAATGAGAAACATGAGGAATATAATATTTTGCTTTAACTGACCGGGGGATAGAAAGATGAGCTATTACTCGATcatgtaaatacaactaggtgattaaCAGTTTTGTTGTAAATTACCAATACTTAACACACGATTTAAATTTGTTGTTAGCTAATTAGACATGTCAATTTAACGTTGTATATAATGTGTCAAACATCTACTCATTGTCTCCTCTTCCAGGGGGTCGCCAGAGTCTGCAAGTCCACGGCCCTACACGCCACCACCAAGATACAAACCTAGCCGGCGCAACATGCTCATCTCTCCGCCAATCTCTGCCACCATACATCGAGGCTCAGATAACTCCTTTGAGACTCCATCTCTGATAGAGCCCTCCAACTCATCAAAACCTTCTACTCCACGGTATCCCCGCCCCTCTCAAACACAAATGACTCTTCCCGATGCAGAGGCCAACCGCATTGTGGCAGAGTGTGCAGCTTATACCAACACCAGTGTACCCGGCCTGGTCGTCACTTCCCTCGAGACGTCCCACAAGGATCGCCACGACTATGACACGTTGCCACTTCAAACTCAGTTATCGTTACCCATGTCGGCCAGCCACACACCAGAACCATCAGCGCCATCTTCCCCCATGAGTCGAGACGCACCTACAGAATGGATAGTACGAAATGGATCACATGGCGGTCCTCACATAGTGATTGAGGTCGAGAGTGAGCAGCCGCCTTCCAATTATTCAAGACCAGTCTCTCCTACACTTACCGCATCAACACATCACGCCTCCAGTCTCTCTCTGACTGCCAGCAGTATAAGCCGTCCATGGCCCAGACAAGATTATAGCCCATCTATTGGAGGTCTGATGCCTTATGGAAGCGAGGCAGATGACTCGCAGTGTGTCCGTATTAGAGAGAAACCACCTTATTCCCCAGGAAAAACCTTAGTAGTGTATAACACATTATCAGGAGATGCCTTACTTGAACAGAGTAAAGTTGCACGCAAGACGGCACTTATGAATAAAGGAGGATTTGGTCAATTGCGCGGTGATGCAACAACGGTTTTTACTGACCCAATCTCCGGGCAATCAGTAAACGGAGACATGCTCGGACTCAGCTATAGACCAATCCCTCCAGACACGTCAGACGTTGATAATCGTGTACCCATTCCTATTGTGTTGACTTTTGTTGCCTCTTACATAGGAATTGGGGCTCTGTTGTTTGGGTGGCTAGAAGACTGGTCCCTGCTTGATGCTGGATACTTCTGTTTCATCACTCTTTCCACCATAGGTTTCGGTGACTTTGTACCTGGCAAGTCATTAGGTTATGAAACACAAGAAGCTCAAATAAAACTAGTAACTGGATCTCTTTATCTCATGTTTGGTCTAGCTGTTCTTGCAATGTCCTTTAATCTAGTTCAAGAGGAGGTTATCATAAAGTGTAAAGCATTTGCACTCTGGATAGGACTTATGAAAGAGTAATTATGTAACTAGGCATGTAATGTAAATACATTATGTAATGTAAGTATAATGTAATCGTATCATCCTCTGcaaatgacactaggattttatgAGTAGACAAAATAAAGAAAATAGAAACCTCAAAtatgatgtaaatcaggtctttcaatgaggaacataaaataatatggtgtttaatgaagataagttccagttcCTGCACAATGGaaaaaacgaaaatataaaaatagaAACTACAtataaaatgcagtcaaatcataTTGTAGAATGAAAAAGCAATGTTAAGGATCTGGGAGTAATGTCATTAGACCTCaccttcaaagaacacaataaagtagcagtCACAACTGCATGAAAAAATACAGGgtcgataacaagaacctttcaaacaaagGATGTCATACCAATGATGCACACCATTTTCTCTGTCATACCAATAATTATTCTTTTTAAGATACTAGTGCTCTATAGAGTGGAGTATTGTTGCATATTAACAGCCCTTTTCAAGGctgaagaaattgctgacctggagagcatgcaaaaATCCTTTACTGCtacaatccactcaataaaacattaaaatattgagAACCATTAAAATGTTTAAACCTGTATTCCCTAGGGtgtaggcgggagagatacataataatttacacttcaaaaatattagagggactggtttcAACTCTGCACATAGAAgtaacatcacacgagaccaggaAGCATGGTCGGATGTGCACAATACCCCAATTGAAAAGCGGGAGTACAATAGgtactgagagagaactatcaacataagGGGCCCAAGACAATTCAGCATGCTTCTGCTACATACACGGTATAACTAGCcgacctctcacggtgttcaagagaactcgataaatccttccaaaggatacctgataaaccaggctgtgattcatacatcaggctacaAGCAGCTGCATCCAACAGACTGGCTGACCAGACAacaaaccaggaggcctggtcaggaaCCTTGACCCCTGGAATCACTGCAAGGTGGTAGCAATTAAGGGGCCAGGAGCACAATTTATCAATCTTcctcaagtaattatcaaaagaaggcaccaaaccgggaaccttcctcacacacacgCAAATTTGTTGTGCATAATCTAtatggtaaatgctccaacttttcctaatggaTCAATATAGTAATATGTACAggaaaaagaaatataaaaaaaaaaagttgaaaaattCACCAATTTTAAAATGTcaccaatttttattttattcaatATGGGCTCAGAATGGCATATTACATTATTTTCATTTCTTTAAAATAATGTTTTAGAGATAACTGACGTTGAAGTTAGCAACAAATAATACAGTAGTTTAATTTATCAATTTACTTGtgcgttttaataaacattgcttggaattcgtactcgaatatgtgaaatttGTAGGTCAGTGTGTTGAAATGAAACTTCATTCAAACTTTACATACATAGTGATgggtatgcattctccaagatgtagacgCTGCAACAAAACTAAAttataaacaaaggagaaaaaaaatccaaaaacaaCAAATTTGCAACAAAAATAGAAATTGGTGAAACTAACACATATTGgcatgggcaatgtatttatatgatacataacaaaatacagcatagtaacatacttactcattattattCGTGTTATGTATTACACAGTAATGCAAGAaaagcaccagctgcatatccactttgtggaccctccttactactattcttctttgtgcgtcggacaggtgcttgcatctctatcactgcattatccctcagttccagttaataagaACTGTTCTCCTTATAAGCATGCTTTTTTTCTTAATATTCATAtaaaatccatttcttaacatatAGGGGAAAACTTTCATGATGCTGATGCCAAATAACATGAGATTTAACAGTTTTCATATTTTCCATAT
This DNA window, taken from Procambarus clarkii isolate CNS0578487 chromosome 7, FALCON_Pclarkii_2.0, whole genome shotgun sequence, encodes the following:
- the LOC123761338 gene encoding uncharacterized protein — translated: MGKCSWTGFERAVKLVITFVFSHVGLCAFVAGYSVAGAFLFRELEQKHVEKHYEPAPHRAACLRDLYYITGRAGEELNSPDWREIFNSSRWQEEVEKRLEEFEERLVRAASNQLYDQGPDKQREKWNVIGSLFYCVTVITTIGYGHVSPRTWEGKMVTIVYAIIGIPLMLLCLSNIGDSMATSFRFMYRRVCCVCCRSREDGGGPGTTPTLQEARGSPESASPRPYTPPPRYKPSRRNMLISPPISATIHRGSDNSFETPSLIEPSNSSKPSTPRYPRPSQTQMTLPDAEANRIVAECAAYTNTSVPGLVVTSLETSHKDRHDYDTLPLQTQLSLPMSASHTPEPSAPSSPMSRDAPTEWIVRNGSHGGPHIVIEVESEQPPSNYSRPVSPTLTASTHHASSLSLTASSISRPWPRQDYSPSIGGLMPYGSEADDSQCVRIREKPPYSPGKTLVVYNTLSGDALLEQSKVARKTALMNKGGFGQLRGDATTVFTDPISGQSVNGDMLGLSYRPIPPDTSDVDNRVPIPIVLTFVASYIGIGALLFGWLEDWSLLDAGYFCFITLSTIGFGDFVPGKSLGYETQEAQIKLVTGSLYLMFGLAVLAMSFNLVQEEVIIKCKAFALWIGLMKE